The genome window CTGATAACGTAGAAAAACTTCAACAAATGATCCAAAACACCCAAGAAAATTTCCGTGAAGCAAAAGATTATTACAATGCTCATAAAGACGAAATGTCTGAAAAAGAAAAACAGCAAATTATCGCAAAAAATGAACGTC of Tepidibacillus fermentans contains these proteins:
- the tlp gene encoding small acid-soluble spore protein Tlp — translated: MTRPKPDDRSDNVEKLQQMIQNTQENFREAKDYYNAHKDEMSEKEKQQIIAKNERRLESIKGFRSEIEDEVHE